A single window of Thalassomonas viridans DNA harbors:
- a CDS encoding RHS repeat domain-containing protein → MDSKKIRLGVLCLATFSALCSFAPFPAKATDEDPYASEIYAADNHKIDPETASGQLQAVDANFAGDQVNTYDGSVSFRQTDLSLPGNSGLPVEITRIKNGFTSQYYDTFTEFHDWELAIPEIKGRYTKGINRFSPNYPFPEKACSDTLDAFKDNIARPFIGFTLSINGGHKLLYQLDHQQSAIDYPAGTKYITEDHWVVKCITTDDGEEGFQATSPQGVIYTFALYKKEFNRTIRFPVTKVEDRFGNWVKYQYNPDDGSRQARLMSIAANDNRRIDLTWQEVTNHLIKWPHKGYRITQVKANTGEIWRYDYKVWPISIHPDEPRNLYALNKATRPDGSAWNYGLQIMHVANLASRTSGNTNIYNVSSPDGAQAEFYFLPKVLDQGYLVDSEGLNYADTINYRTDRFAVLQVMQSITEVLTKKSVKAGKWAAREYWTYEFTQGQLNKSAGFNDQGKTMRIDITDASPVRELTVTNPDQSITRYRYNQAFGKEEGQLDEVTLFATANELDNNSPLKQEVYRWDYNLIPGAPCYYINCKPGASDQSPGSRKMPEHHYRKQLVEKTIVQDGVTYVTKLHAFDDYGFPTLTSQTNQTQGKARWVKQENYHDSHNWLLGLPARQWLSATNGQWTEVSATSYHSPTSAYKSLPYQESRFGVLQKSMMRYSGEGNLLETRYNALNQRQLLDNYHRGIPQKERVTNRYNAALFDEITRQVDDRGAILYEVNELGQKTEYSYDVLKRVTKIKYPGSGRLDTNIAYDTGGSLSFGSDFTKTVTEGNREVVEHYDGMKRLMGREQKDLSQPDKTKSYVNYGYNIFGQQTFQSQANNRSKGIETYYDALQRKTKILDNVTGNSTRFEYLTGNKTAVTDAKNHRTVTSYLAYGEPGQEQPLLIAAPENVNTSFSYNIFGGVTGITQGGITRTQVYDDQQRLCKRFDPESNWTYFDYDVLGKVLWQAKGISSVTSGCDRHLVADKDKIKNSYDFKGELKAIDYPGATPDKTFTLDPLGNMLTVESGATRWTYTYNPLNELSKEVLTVDGKSFTSLRTYTALGHLKTLTYPSGKTIDFSPNALGQPGKVGQHISNIEYFDNGQLEGFAYANGATYSAKQNDSQLHSEDLLKVNIISMASLQYGYDDNNNLSGISDEIQPQHSVTMGYDGLNRLTRADGSWGSGLVYYDQLGNITAKHMGGQQLDYLYDANNRLTSVTKNNNAFYTFSYDVRGNVTSNGVKDFSFNDANQLTSAEGFVINADSAAIFTNFAGDFAYDGHDRRVKKTHQGKTSYFFYSQDGSLLFQQKANGRTVDYVHLQGRLVAEVEM, encoded by the coding sequence ATGGATTCAAAGAAAATCAGGCTGGGCGTGTTGTGCCTGGCAACTTTTTCCGCCTTGTGTTCTTTTGCCCCTTTTCCGGCAAAGGCGACGGATGAAGATCCTTATGCCAGCGAGATCTATGCGGCAGACAATCATAAAATTGACCCTGAAACAGCTTCGGGTCAGCTTCAAGCCGTAGATGCCAATTTTGCAGGCGATCAGGTTAACACTTACGACGGCTCAGTGTCTTTTCGGCAAACCGATTTAAGCTTACCGGGAAACTCGGGTTTGCCGGTTGAAATAACCCGGATTAAAAACGGCTTTACCAGCCAATACTACGACACCTTTACCGAGTTTCACGACTGGGAACTGGCCATACCCGAAATAAAAGGCCGCTACACAAAAGGGATAAATCGTTTTTCGCCTAATTATCCTTTTCCTGAAAAGGCTTGCTCTGACACTTTGGATGCATTTAAAGATAATATCGCCCGGCCGTTTATCGGCTTTACCTTGAGTATCAACGGCGGCCATAAGCTCCTGTATCAGCTGGATCACCAGCAAAGCGCCATTGATTATCCGGCTGGCACTAAATACATTACCGAAGATCACTGGGTGGTGAAATGCATCACCACAGATGATGGAGAAGAAGGCTTTCAGGCTACATCACCCCAAGGGGTTATTTATACTTTTGCCCTGTATAAAAAAGAGTTTAACCGCACCATACGTTTTCCTGTGACTAAAGTGGAAGACCGTTTTGGTAATTGGGTGAAATATCAATACAACCCGGATGACGGCTCCCGCCAGGCCCGGTTAATGTCGATTGCTGCCAACGACAACAGAAGAATTGATTTAACCTGGCAGGAGGTGACTAACCATTTAATTAAATGGCCGCATAAGGGCTACCGCATCACCCAGGTTAAAGCCAATACCGGTGAAATATGGCGTTATGACTACAAGGTATGGCCGATTTCCATACATCCGGACGAGCCGCGAAACTTATACGCCCTTAATAAGGCTACCCGGCCGGACGGTTCGGCCTGGAACTACGGGCTGCAAATTATGCACGTAGCAAACCTGGCAAGCCGAACTTCAGGCAATACCAATATCTACAACGTAAGTTCACCTGATGGCGCACAGGCGGAGTTTTATTTTTTGCCTAAGGTACTCGATCAAGGCTATCTGGTTGACAGTGAGGGGCTGAATTACGCAGATACAATCAATTATAGAACCGACCGCTTTGCCGTTCTTCAGGTTATGCAGTCTATAACAGAAGTATTGACAAAAAAATCCGTTAAGGCCGGTAAATGGGCTGCAAGAGAATACTGGACTTATGAATTTACCCAAGGGCAGTTGAATAAAAGCGCCGGGTTTAATGATCAGGGTAAAACCATGCGCATTGATATTACCGATGCTAGCCCGGTTCGTGAGCTGACCGTTACCAATCCGGATCAAAGTATTACCCGCTACCGCTATAACCAGGCATTTGGCAAAGAAGAAGGCCAGCTGGATGAGGTTACGCTTTTTGCAACCGCCAATGAACTTGACAATAACAGCCCCTTAAAACAGGAAGTGTATCGTTGGGACTATAATCTGATCCCCGGTGCTCCCTGCTACTATATAAACTGCAAACCCGGCGCCAGCGACCAAAGCCCGGGGTCGCGGAAAATGCCGGAGCATCACTACCGCAAGCAGCTGGTAGAAAAAACCATCGTTCAAGACGGTGTTACCTATGTGACTAAGCTGCATGCCTTTGACGACTACGGTTTTCCTACCTTAACCAGCCAGACCAACCAAACCCAGGGGAAAGCGCGCTGGGTTAAACAGGAAAACTATCACGACAGCCACAACTGGTTGTTGGGGCTGCCGGCCAGGCAATGGCTTTCTGCTACTAACGGCCAATGGACGGAAGTTTCTGCTACCAGTTATCACAGCCCTACATCGGCCTATAAATCGCTGCCTTACCAGGAAAGCCGTTTTGGCGTATTGCAAAAGTCTATGATGCGCTATTCGGGTGAAGGAAATTTGCTGGAAACCCGGTATAACGCGCTCAATCAACGACAGTTACTGGACAATTATCATCGTGGTATTCCACAAAAAGAGCGTGTCACCAACCGCTATAATGCTGCTTTATTTGATGAAATTACCCGGCAGGTAGATGACAGGGGAGCCATTTTATATGAGGTTAATGAACTCGGGCAGAAAACCGAATACAGCTATGACGTCCTGAAACGTGTTACCAAAATCAAGTATCCGGGTAGCGGCCGCTTAGATACCAATATCGCTTACGATACCGGCGGCTCTTTAAGTTTCGGCAGTGACTTTACCAAAACCGTCACCGAGGGGAACCGTGAGGTTGTCGAGCATTACGACGGCATGAAGCGCCTGATGGGCAGGGAGCAAAAAGATTTATCCCAGCCGGATAAAACCAAAAGTTATGTCAATTACGGGTATAACATTTTCGGGCAGCAAACCTTTCAGTCACAGGCCAATAACCGGAGTAAAGGCATTGAAACCTATTACGATGCCCTGCAACGTAAAACCAAAATCCTTGATAATGTTACCGGTAACAGCACCCGGTTTGAATATCTAACCGGTAACAAAACCGCGGTAACCGATGCCAAGAACCATCGCACCGTGACCAGTTACCTGGCTTATGGCGAGCCGGGCCAGGAGCAACCTTTGCTGATTGCCGCCCCGGAAAACGTCAACACCAGCTTTAGCTACAATATTTTTGGCGGTGTTACCGGCATCACCCAGGGAGGCATCACCAGAACCCAGGTTTATGACGACCAGCAACGTTTGTGTAAGCGTTTCGATCCAGAAAGCAACTGGACGTATTTTGACTATGATGTTCTGGGCAAAGTCCTGTGGCAGGCAAAAGGCATTAGCTCTGTAACTTCGGGCTGCGACCGGCACCTGGTGGCAGACAAGGATAAAATCAAAAACAGTTACGACTTTAAAGGTGAGCTGAAAGCCATTGATTATCCGGGAGCAACACCGGACAAAACTTTTACCTTAGATCCCCTGGGCAATATGCTGACTGTTGAAAGCGGTGCAACCCGCTGGACTTACACCTATAACCCGTTAAACGAGCTGAGCAAAGAAGTGCTAACGGTTGACGGGAAAAGCTTTACCTCGCTGCGTACCTATACTGCTTTGGGTCACCTGAAAACCCTGACTTATCCGTCGGGCAAAACCATAGACTTTAGCCCAAATGCCCTGGGACAACCGGGCAAGGTCGGCCAGCATATCAGTAATATCGAATATTTTGATAACGGCCAGCTTGAAGGTTTTGCTTATGCCAACGGCGCCACCTACAGTGCCAAGCAAAACGACAGCCAGCTGCACAGCGAAGATCTGTTAAAGGTTAATATTATCTCTATGGCTTCATTGCAATACGGCTACGATGATAATAACAACCTGTCCGGCATCAGTGATGAAATTCAGCCGCAGCACTCGGTAACTATGGGTTATGACGGCTTAAACCGTTTAACCCGGGCAGACGGCAGCTGGGGCAGCGGTCTGGTTTATTATGATCAGCTGGGCAATATCACCGCCAAACATATGGGCGGCCAGCAGCTGGATTATCTTTACGATGCCAACAACCGCCTGACTTCGGTTACCAAGAACAATAACGCCTTTTACACCTTCAGTTACGACGTCCGGGGCAATGTTACCTCGAACGGCGTTAAAGACTTCAGTTTCAACGACGCCAACCAGCTGACCTCGGCAGAGGGTTTTGTGATCAATGCCGACAGTGCGGCCATATTCACCAACTTTGCCGGAGACTTTGCCTACGACGGCCATGACCGCCGGGTGAAAAAAACACATCAGGGCAAAACCAGTTACTTTTTTTACAGTCAGGACGGCAGCCTGTTGTTCCAGCAGAAAGCCAATGGCCGCACGGTGGATTATGTTCACTTGCAAGGCCGCCTGGTCGCCGAAGTTGAAATGTAA
- a CDS encoding response regulator, whose product MDRLLIVDDSASSRLFLFKLFESHGFKVYLAEDGMTAIEQYNRYRPEFVISDIHMPNMNGFALAWHLYHRHNQSVTLITSSDTDLLEHDALDADGVDEIIHKSAIAGNLPELISRLPARLLARQVASRTCSALTL is encoded by the coding sequence ATGGACAGATTACTCATAGTGGACGACTCGGCGTCAAGCCGGTTGTTCTTATTTAAATTGTTTGAAAGCCATGGCTTTAAAGTGTACCTGGCGGAAGATGGCATGACGGCGATAGAGCAGTATAACCGGTACAGGCCGGAGTTTGTTATCAGCGACATTCATATGCCGAATATGAATGGTTTTGCCCTGGCCTGGCACTTGTACCATCGCCATAACCAAAGTGTGACCCTGATCACTTCAAGCGATACCGATCTGCTTGAACATGATGCCCTTGACGCCGATGGCGTAGACGAGATCATACATAAGTCGGCCATTGCCGGGAACTTGCCCGAACTGATCAGCCGCTTGCCGGCCAGGTTGTTGGCCAGGCAGGTGGCGAGCAGGACTTGCTCGGCATTAACCTTATAG